The following is a genomic window from Ignavibacteria bacterium.
CTCTTGCCGGATAATTTCTAAAAATTCTGTTTTGTCCGTATATAAAACCTGTATTTTGATTTTGAAATTTTGCCCAAGCCCAATGGGTTGTGGTAAATCGGTTACATTTGAATGTATCTCCTAATTGTGCTTTTAAACTGTCCATAAGTCTGTCAAGACTAACAGTCTCATCAAAAAAATATACATTCATAGTTGAAGAATCTATTCTTTGGTATCTCCAATTAGGAGTTGAAAGAATATTATTCCAACCTTCAAACACAAAATATTTTTTTCCATTATTTAATATAGTATCTCTCGTAATTTTGACTCTATAATTACCATATATTTGCATTGGAAGACATCCCAAGTCATGGAGCTGTTGCTTTACATATGTATATGAATTTCCAATTGCCAGCGGATAAAATTTTGCTGCTGTTGTATCCCATGCAAAGCTTTGGGATGTCAGAGAAAAAAAGAAAATCTTAATTAAGAAAATTAGTATTATCTTTTTCATATTGAACGGGGTTATTTATTGAAACTTTATTAAAATATTTAGGAAAAGCAATAGAAAGAACAATATAGACTAAATATTGGTTATCCTTATATATTAAATCTTCATTTTGTCACCCTGAACTGGATTCAGGGTCAACGAAACGTTGCTGGATTCCTGCTTTCGCAGGAAAGACAAAGAAAATTAGTCCCAAAAAGGTAAATTGATATGCTTATTTAGTTATGTTAATTTGTATATATTCCGATGAATTATAACATTTTATGGCTGAAAATAAAGATAAAGAATTTGACAAAGAATACATTGACCAGGAAAATAAGGAATGGCTAAGTTCTCTTGATTATGTATTTGAAACCGAAGGTCCTGAACGCGTCAGCGAGCTTCTCAAAAAACTTCAATTACACGCGCAAAACATAGGGGTAAAAACGTTTTTCACTGCAAATACTCCTTACATTAATACCATACACGCCGGAGATCAGCCGCCATATCCCGGCAATCGCGAACTCGAACGCCGCATAAAAAGTATCATCCGGTGGAATGCTATGGCAATGGTTGTCAAAGCCAACCGTGAGCTTAGCGGTATCGGCGGACATATTTCGACCTATGCATCTGCAGCTACATTGTATGAAGTGGCATTTAATCATTTCTTCCGGGGCAAAGGCGACAAACATGATGGTGATTTAATTTATTTTCAGGGACACGCTACTCCTGGAATTTATGCACGAGCATTTCTCGAAGGACGCATCACAGAAAAAGAATTAGAAAATTTCAGGCGAGAGCTTCAAACAGACGGAAAAGGTCTTTCATCTTATCCGCATCCGTGGCTGATGCCGGGCTTCTGGGAATTCCCCACCGTATCTATGGGGCTTGCTCCTATAATGTCAATCTATCAGGCAAGATTTAATCATTACCTGATGGACAGAGGCATCAAAGATACCTCAAAACAAAAAGTCTGGGCTTTCCTTGGCGACGGTGAAACTGATGAACCTGAATCACTCGGAGCAATTACACTTGCATCACGCGAAAAACTTGACAATCTGATTTTTGTAATTAACTGCAATCTTCAGCGTCTTGATGGACCTGTCCGTGGTAACGGAAAAATCATTCAGGAGCTTGAAGCGGCATTCAGAGGCGCGGGATGGAACGTAATAAAAGTTATTTGGGGAAGCGATTGGGACCCGTTGTTGGCAAAAGATAAAGACGACCTGCTCGCAAAAAGAATGTTTGAAGTGCCTGACGGGCAGTTTCAAAAATATACGGTATCGAGCGGTGATTACATCCGCAAAGATTTCTTCGGAAAATATCCGGAGCTGTTAGAATTAGTAAAAAATTACTCAGATGAGCAATTGAGAAAACTCGGACGAGGCGGACATGACCCTGCAAAAGTTTTTGCTGCGTATAAAGCTGCCGTCGAGCATAAAGGCGCACCGACTGTAATTCTTGCACAGACAATAAAGGGGTACGGGCTCGGTGAATCAGGCGAAGGAAGAAACATTACTCACCAGCAGAAAAAACTCAACGAAGACGAATTAAAAGAATTCAGAAGCAGATTTTCTATTCCGGTTTCTGATGAAGATATTGCGGCTACTCCGTTTTATAAACCATCAGATGACAGTCAGGAAATTCAATACCTAAAAGAAAAACGCGAAAAGCTAAACGGGTTCGTTCCGAAAAGAATTGTCGAAGTAGCAGAAATGAAAATGCCCGATGAAAAGATATTTGAAGATTTCAAAGCCGGCTCAGGCGAGCGCACTGCCGCAACCACAATGGCTTTTGTTCAGCTTCTTGCAAAGCTTTTGAAAGATAAAAACATAGGTAAATATATCGTGCCGATTATTCCCGATGAAGCAAGAACGTTCGGTATGGAATCACTTTTCAGACAGGTCGGTATTTATGCTCACGCAGGACAATTATATGAACCTGTTGATAAAGACAGCTTGCTGTATTATAAAGAAGCAAAGAACGGACAAATTCTTGAAGAAGGAATTACGGAAGCGGGCTCGATGTCGTCATTCATTGCTGCAGGAACTGCTTATGCCTCGCATGGCGTTAATATGATTCCATTCTTCATATATTACTCGATGTTTGGATTCCAGAGAATCGGTGATTTAATATGGGCAGCGGGTGATATGCGCACAAAAGGATTTTTACTTGGCGGAACAGCCGGCAGAACAACACTTGCAGGCGAAGGACTTCAGCATCAGGATGGCAACAGCCACGTGCTTGCATTCCCTATCCCGAATTTAAAAGCATATGACCCTGCATTTGCATATGAAGTTGCAGTCATTATTAAAGACGGGATAAGAAGGATGTATCATAACAACGAAGATATTTTTTATTATCTTACTTTGATGAATGAAACTTACAAAATGCCAAAAATGCCTGAAGGTGTAGAAGAAGGTATCCTGAAAGGAATTTATAGATTCAAGAAATCAGACAACAAAAAGAAAAATAAGGTTCATTTATTCGGAAGCGGAACCATCTTGAACGAAGCAATTAAAGCGGCCGGAGTACTTGAAGAAAAATACAATGCTTCGGTTGACGTATGGAGCATTACAAGCTACAAGGAGCTTTACATGGATGCAACCGAAGTTGAAAGATGGAATATGCTTCATCCCGGCGAGAAACAAAAAGAAGCTTATGTCAAACAGGTGCTAAAGAATGAGACCGGCGTATTCGTTGCTGCATCAGATTATTTAAAGATGCTTCCATCTTCTATTGACAATTGGTTCCCCGGCGATTTGTATATTTTAGGAACTGACGGATTCGGAAGAAGTGAAGGCCGTGCCGAACTGCGCGATTTCTTTGAAGTTGACTGGAGATACATAACCGTTTCTGCGCTCAATGGTCTTGCTAAGGAAGACAAAATAAAAATTGATGTTGTGAAACAGGCGATAAAAGATTTTGGAATTAATCCGGAAAAACCAAATCCGGTAACAGTATAAAAAATTTAATGAGCAGGCACCTGTCCCGACTTGTCGGGAATCTTGTCTGTCCCAACTTATAAGATTATTACTATGGCAAAAGAAGTAGTACTACCTGAAATATCCGAAAATATTGATTCGGGTGATGTAACCAAAGTTCTCGTTAAAATAGGAGATACAATTGAAGTTGACCAGCCTGTGATTGAGGTAGAGACTGAGAAAGCATCTTTTGAAGTTCCTTCAACCGTTGCGGGAAAAGTAACGGAGATTAATGTCAAAGAAGGCGACAAGATTAAAGTCGGCAGCGTGATTGTTAAGGTTGAAGAAAGCGGCGGCGGAAAATCTGATGAAAAATCGGATGAGAAATCTGAAAAGAAATCCGAAGATAAGAAAGAATCTAAAGAGGATTCTAAAGAAGAAAAGTCAAAGCCAAAAGAAGAAGACACTGACAACGAACAAAGCGAAGAGGAAAAAAATATAGAGGAAGAAGAAAAGGATGAAGCCGATGAGGATGAAATTGAAGAAGAATCAAAGAAAGAAATAAAAGCTTCTGAAGATAAAAAATCCGTAAAAAAAGAAGACAAAAAAGAAGAGAAACCAAAAGAAGAGTCCAAAGAAAAATCTGCTCCTTCAAAAGTAGTTCCTGCTTCGCCGTCCGTTAGACGTTTAGCGCGTGAGCTTGGTGTTGACTTATCCGACATACAAGGAAGCGGCGGAAGCGGCAGAATAACCGAAGATGATGTTAAGAAACATATAAAGACAACTATGTCTTCAGGCGGAGGCGGTAAGGTATCTCCTGCGACTGCAATCAAACTTCCTGATTTTTCCAAATGGGGGGATATTGAAATCGAAAAGATGTCTAACGTCCGCAAAAAAACTGCAGAGACAATGCTTAACTCATGGAACTCCGTTCCGCAGGTAACACAGTTCGATAAAGCCGACATCACTTCACTCGAGGAGTTCAGAAAGAAAAATGCTGATGAGGTAAAAAAGCAGGGCGGCAATCTTACGATGACTGCTATTCTTGTGAAGGTCATTACTCTTGCTTTGCAGAAATTCCCGAATTTTAACACAAGCATTGATTTATCAAATCAAACGATTATAAACAAGAAGTATTATAACATAGGTATTGCGGTTGATACCGACAGAGGACTTCTTGTTCCTGTAATTAAAAACACTGACAGCAAAGGGCTCACTGAAATTTCAATCGAGCTTACTCAGCTTGCCGAAAAAGCTCGCAGTAAAAAAATCACTCTCGATGAAATGGACGGCGGAACGTTCACCATCTCAAATCTTGGCGGTATAGGCGGAACAAATTTTTCTCCGATTGTTTATTCACCGCAAGTTGCAATACTTGGAGTTTCAAGAGCAAGCAAAGAAGCAGTTTATGTTGATGATAAATTCGAACCGAGATTGATGCTTCCGTTATCGCTTTCGTATGACCATAGAATAATTGATGGCGCCGACGCAGCAAGATTCCTTCGTTGGGTCTGCGGCTCGCTGGAAAATTTATTTAATTTGTTTTTATAAAATGTGTTGGGATTCCCGCTTTCGCGGGAATGACTTCCTTCGTGTCATTCTGAGCGAAGCGAAGGGGTACCCTTTGGGTCATCCCATTACCCTTTTCAAAAGAATTGTCTAAGAAACAGCGTATAATTTAAATTTGCTGTTAGGAATTATTTGATTTGCTGTCAGGAATTACTTCCTGACAGTCTTCCGTCAGGTCAGAAGACCTGACGGCATCACTTTAACGATAAAATCTTTAATGTCTAAGAAACAACTTATAGTTTTAGGTGCGGGTCCGGGTGGATATGCTGCTGCATTTCTTGCCGCTGACCTTGGAATGGATGTAACATTAATTGACAAAGAATTAAATCCCGGCGGCGTGTGTCTTTACCGCGGGTGTATTCCTTCAAAAGCATTGCTTCATATTGCGAAACTCGTA
Proteins encoded in this region:
- a CDS encoding T9SS type A sorting domain-containing protein — its product is MKKIILIFLIKIFFFSLTSQSFAWDTTAAKFYPLAIGNSYTYVKQQLHDLGCLPMQIYGNYRVKITRDTILNNGKKYFVFEGWNNILSTPNWRYQRIDSSTMNVYFFDETVSLDRLMDSLKAQLGDTFKCNRFTTTHWAWAKFQNQNTGFIYGQNRIFRNYPARASAPTQLLEYNLVEGIGFRSFSMCELGGVTYYTKGAVINGIVYGDTSLTHVQQIGSAVPDKFELMQNYPNPFNPSTNFEFRIADFGFVKLKIFDMLGKELETLVNENLNLGIYQVQWNAKNFPSGVYFYRLETNDFKDVKRMVILK
- the aceE gene encoding pyruvate dehydrogenase (acetyl-transferring), homodimeric type, with product MAENKDKEFDKEYIDQENKEWLSSLDYVFETEGPERVSELLKKLQLHAQNIGVKTFFTANTPYINTIHAGDQPPYPGNRELERRIKSIIRWNAMAMVVKANRELSGIGGHISTYASAATLYEVAFNHFFRGKGDKHDGDLIYFQGHATPGIYARAFLEGRITEKELENFRRELQTDGKGLSSYPHPWLMPGFWEFPTVSMGLAPIMSIYQARFNHYLMDRGIKDTSKQKVWAFLGDGETDEPESLGAITLASREKLDNLIFVINCNLQRLDGPVRGNGKIIQELEAAFRGAGWNVIKVIWGSDWDPLLAKDKDDLLAKRMFEVPDGQFQKYTVSSGDYIRKDFFGKYPELLELVKNYSDEQLRKLGRGGHDPAKVFAAYKAAVEHKGAPTVILAQTIKGYGLGESGEGRNITHQQKKLNEDELKEFRSRFSIPVSDEDIAATPFYKPSDDSQEIQYLKEKREKLNGFVPKRIVEVAEMKMPDEKIFEDFKAGSGERTAATTMAFVQLLAKLLKDKNIGKYIVPIIPDEARTFGMESLFRQVGIYAHAGQLYEPVDKDSLLYYKEAKNGQILEEGITEAGSMSSFIAAGTAYASHGVNMIPFFIYYSMFGFQRIGDLIWAAGDMRTKGFLLGGTAGRTTLAGEGLQHQDGNSHVLAFPIPNLKAYDPAFAYEVAVIIKDGIRRMYHNNEDIFYYLTLMNETYKMPKMPEGVEEGILKGIYRFKKSDNKKKNKVHLFGSGTILNEAIKAAGVLEEKYNASVDVWSITSYKELYMDATEVERWNMLHPGEKQKEAYVKQVLKNETGVFVAASDYLKMLPSSIDNWFPGDLYILGTDGFGRSEGRAELRDFFEVDWRYITVSALNGLAKEDKIKIDVVKQAIKDFGINPEKPNPVTV
- a CDS encoding 2-oxo acid dehydrogenase subunit E2, which translates into the protein MAKEVVLPEISENIDSGDVTKVLVKIGDTIEVDQPVIEVETEKASFEVPSTVAGKVTEINVKEGDKIKVGSVIVKVEESGGGKSDEKSDEKSEKKSEDKKESKEDSKEEKSKPKEEDTDNEQSEEEKNIEEEEKDEADEDEIEEESKKEIKASEDKKSVKKEDKKEEKPKEESKEKSAPSKVVPASPSVRRLARELGVDLSDIQGSGGSGRITEDDVKKHIKTTMSSGGGGKVSPATAIKLPDFSKWGDIEIEKMSNVRKKTAETMLNSWNSVPQVTQFDKADITSLEEFRKKNADEVKKQGGNLTMTAILVKVITLALQKFPNFNTSIDLSNQTIINKKYYNIGIAVDTDRGLLVPVIKNTDSKGLTEISIELTQLAEKARSKKITLDEMDGGTFTISNLGGIGGTNFSPIVYSPQVAILGVSRASKEAVYVDDKFEPRLMLPLSLSYDHRIIDGADAARFLRWVCGSLENLFNLFL